A stretch of the uncultured Fusobacterium sp. genome encodes the following:
- a CDS encoding NAD(P)H-dependent oxidoreductase subunit E, with translation MICRDSNELKKLKEYISTFEDKKSALIIVLHKAQEIFGYIPAEIQEVIAEELDIPVAKVYGVVSFYNFFSMEPKGKYQISVCTGTACYVRGAGKVLEALEKELGISVGGVTKDGLFSLDSLRCVGACGLAPVVLVGKEVHGKVKASDVPKILATYREREISEEK, from the coding sequence ATGATATGTAGAGATAGTAATGAATTGAAAAAATTAAAAGAATATATTTCTACTTTTGAAGATAAGAAAAGTGCTCTTATTATAGTTCTTCATAAAGCGCAAGAAATATTTGGATATATTCCAGCAGAGATTCAAGAAGTAATTGCTGAAGAATTAGATATCCCAGTGGCTAAAGTTTATGGAGTAGTAAGTTTTTATAATTTCTTTTCAATGGAACCTAAAGGAAAATATCAAATATCAGTGTGTACAGGAACAGCTTGTTATGTGAGAGGAGCAGGTAAAGTTTTAGAAGCATTGGAAAAAGAGCTAGGAATAAGTGTTGGTGGAGTTACTAAAGATGGTCTATTTTCTTTAGACAGTTTAAGATGTGTAGGAGCTTGTGGATTAGCTCCAGTAGTATTAGTAGGAAAAGAAGTTCATGGGAAAGTAAAAGCAAGTGATGTACCTAAAATATTAGCAACTTATAGAGAAAGAGAAATTTCAGAAGAAAAATAG